A portion of the Paenibacillus hamazuiensis genome contains these proteins:
- a CDS encoding CpsD/CapB family tyrosine-protein kinase, giving the protein MPKAASNIPIVTHLSPSSPTSEAYRILRINIDFAGNGNELKTIAVVSSNRGEGKTTTLLNLAVAYAQAGRKVLVVDGDLRHPSLHLAFGGDNRVGLTSLFAASSPNLNEIVRSTGIENVDCITSGSAISNPSELAASKKMDALLDELKTRYDVILIDTPPSSAFIDAKVIAAKSDGVLVVVEYGKVKRAAAQKLKEDLAHVKANVIGTVFNKSDGTVTAAY; this is encoded by the coding sequence ATGCCAAAGGCAGCATCTAATATTCCAATCGTAACGCATCTGAGTCCAAGCTCTCCGACATCGGAAGCATACCGGATTTTGCGGATCAATATCGATTTTGCCGGAAACGGCAATGAACTGAAAACCATTGCGGTCGTATCGTCCAATCGGGGCGAAGGGAAAACGACAACGCTTCTCAACTTGGCCGTCGCTTATGCACAGGCCGGCAGGAAAGTTCTCGTCGTCGACGGCGATCTTCGCCATCCGTCCCTGCATCTTGCCTTCGGCGGAGATAATCGGGTCGGGCTGACAAGTCTCTTTGCGGCCAGCTCCCCGAACTTAAACGAAATTGTCCGGAGTACGGGCATCGAAAATGTGGACTGCATCACTTCCGGATCGGCGATTTCCAATCCTTCCGAGCTTGCCGCGTCCAAAAAGATGGATGCGCTGCTGGATGAATTGAAGACGCGTTACGATGTCATTCTGATCGATACGCCCCCGTCCTCCGCATTTATTGACGCCAAGGTCATAGCGGCCAAAAGCGACGGCGTGCTCGTTGTCGTCGAATACGGCAAGGTGAAACGCGCGGCAGCCCAAAAGCTGAAGGAAGATTTGGCGCACGTCAAAGCGAACGTTATCGGAACCGTGTTTAACAAGTCGGATGGAACGGTAACCGCAGCATATTAA
- a CDS encoding efflux RND transporter periplasmic adaptor subunit encodes MRQKRSKSRSLWTALKITGAAGLAVSIIAVAGCSFAVLPADKALNSAQVESAVKMEKIAKQKIAEPLELPAEVLSSVQIDALAKTGGDVGAILKKRGDLVEEGEVIVKLSSEDADRQRTQAQLSLQNAQEAIELAAKETRSSKLELDRSVQKLELEVEELTKKFNKLRNDYDRGKGTKAELNQAEVELKKNQMDLDALKQKQKTSDASDKIASLKSQQLNAQLALQQAEQVLANLEVKSPVSGILTDLPVVPGMTVQAGSRVGQVVKLDPIKIKVLLNEETAKIARGKTELTYYVPGSEQKSKGKITYVSAVIDPQTKAYELNLEVPNKDMALKPGMRARVQLSDESEQTVLAVPLQSVIREPGGETFVFVNSGDIAEKRQIQLGRSNDFFAEVLSGVKEGEMIVVSGKELLKDKDKIPMASAEGRK; translated from the coding sequence GTGAGACAAAAAAGAAGCAAGTCGCGTTCATTATGGACAGCTCTGAAAATAACCGGTGCCGCCGGCCTCGCCGTGTCCATTATCGCAGTTGCAGGGTGTTCGTTCGCAGTGCTTCCGGCGGACAAAGCTCTGAACTCCGCTCAAGTCGAGTCCGCGGTGAAGATGGAGAAAATCGCCAAGCAAAAAATCGCCGAGCCTCTTGAACTGCCGGCCGAGGTACTGTCCTCCGTGCAGATCGATGCGCTCGCCAAAACGGGCGGAGACGTCGGGGCAATTTTGAAAAAACGCGGCGATCTGGTGGAAGAAGGCGAGGTTATCGTCAAGCTCAGCTCGGAGGATGCGGACAGACAGCGAACCCAGGCGCAGCTCTCCCTGCAAAACGCGCAGGAGGCGATCGAACTCGCAGCGAAAGAAACGAGAAGCAGCAAGCTGGAGCTGGACCGCTCCGTTCAGAAGCTGGAGCTCGAAGTGGAAGAATTGACGAAAAAATTTAACAAGCTGAGGAACGATTACGACCGCGGCAAAGGGACGAAAGCCGAGCTGAACCAGGCCGAGGTTGAGCTGAAAAAAAACCAGATGGACCTGGACGCTCTAAAGCAAAAGCAAAAAACATCGGATGCTTCCGACAAGATCGCCTCATTGAAATCGCAGCAGCTTAATGCGCAGCTTGCGCTGCAGCAGGCGGAGCAGGTGCTGGCGAATCTGGAGGTGAAATCGCCGGTCAGCGGTATTTTGACGGATCTGCCCGTAGTCCCTGGGATGACGGTGCAGGCGGGCAGCCGTGTAGGGCAAGTCGTCAAGCTCGATCCGATCAAAATCAAGGTGCTGTTAAACGAAGAAACAGCGAAAATCGCGCGCGGCAAAACGGAGCTGACCTATTATGTACCAGGGTCGGAGCAAAAATCAAAAGGCAAAATCACCTACGTGTCCGCGGTCATTGACCCGCAGACGAAAGCGTATGAGCTCAATTTGGAAGTGCCGAACAAGGATATGGCCCTGAAGCCGGGCATGAGAGCGCGGGTGCAGCTGTCCGACGAGAGCGAGCAAACCGTGCTCGCCGTTCCGCTGCAAAGCGTAATCCGGGAGCCCGGCGGGGAAACTTTCGTGTTCGTAAACTCCGGGGATATTGCGGAAAAACGCCAGATTCAGCTGGGCCGCTCCAACGATTTTTTCGCTGAAGTGCTTTCCGGTGTGAAGGAAGGGGAAATGATCGTCGTTTCCGGTAAAGAGCTTTTGAAGGATAAAGATAAGATTCCCATGGCTTCTGCCGAAGGACGAAAATAA
- a CDS encoding UDP-glucose dehydrogenase family protein: MKVTVIGTGYVGLTTGVTLAYLGHEVTCVDLDIGKIDRLNDGVLPIFEPGLGELMAESRDRLAFTTSYLDSVLEADVIFFAVGTPAGPDGSPNLSYLLAAVENTTRYLSGKEKPTVLVNKSTVPVGTADQIAGMIDEAGLGDKVSVASNPEFLSQSKAVYDTLYPDRIVVGGDDSSVAVLTDLYSSIISQSFKAPDHTPRPAGLTHVPLIRVDRRSAELAKYAANAFLSMKISFINEIANVCDRVGADVTNVARIIGTDPRIGSSFLRAGIGYGGSCFPKDTKALQYIADTNGYEFKLLSAVIEVNNEQKYRVIEKLREHVYPIYGEKIAVLGLTFKPGTDDLREAPSIPIINALIDEGAEVFVHDPVALEKARPLLPAKVRLRSNLEEVLKNAGAALLVTEWPEYVNLEPDYLRSVMRRPLLIDGRNALGESRRAGLEYDGIGLGNPNRDQQTGRRSHVS; encoded by the coding sequence ATGAAAGTTACGGTTATTGGCACAGGTTATGTCGGGTTGACAACGGGAGTCACGTTAGCATATCTCGGGCATGAGGTCACTTGCGTCGATCTGGATATCGGCAAGATCGATCGGCTGAACGATGGCGTTTTGCCGATATTCGAACCGGGATTGGGCGAGCTTATGGCGGAGTCGCGGGACCGCCTTGCTTTCACCACATCTTATCTGGATTCGGTGCTGGAGGCGGACGTTATCTTTTTCGCGGTAGGCACGCCGGCGGGGCCGGACGGATCGCCCAATCTTTCCTACCTGCTTGCGGCCGTCGAAAATACAACCCGGTATTTGAGCGGGAAAGAGAAGCCGACCGTGCTGGTGAACAAAAGCACCGTGCCGGTCGGGACGGCGGATCAGATTGCCGGGATGATCGATGAGGCCGGCTTGGGCGACAAGGTTTCCGTAGCTTCCAATCCCGAATTTTTATCGCAAAGCAAGGCGGTTTACGATACGTTGTATCCGGATCGGATCGTTGTCGGAGGCGACGACTCGTCGGTAGCGGTTCTGACCGATTTGTACTCTTCGATTATTAGCCAAAGCTTCAAGGCTCCCGACCATACGCCGCGGCCGGCAGGGCTCACGCATGTGCCGCTCATCAGAGTCGACCGAAGAAGTGCGGAGCTTGCCAAGTATGCGGCCAACGCGTTTCTTTCCATGAAAATCAGCTTCATCAACGAAATTGCCAACGTATGCGACAGGGTCGGCGCCGATGTGACGAACGTCGCCCGGATTATCGGAACGGATCCGCGAATCGGCTCATCGTTCCTCAGGGCCGGCATCGGATACGGAGGAAGCTGTTTTCCGAAGGATACAAAAGCGCTGCAGTATATCGCCGACACGAACGGCTACGAATTCAAGCTGCTGTCCGCCGTCATCGAAGTCAATAACGAGCAGAAATACAGAGTCATCGAAAAGCTCAGAGAACATGTATACCCGATTTACGGGGAAAAGATCGCGGTGCTCGGCCTTACGTTCAAGCCGGGAACCGACGATTTGCGCGAAGCGCCGAGCATTCCGATCATCAATGCTTTGATCGATGAGGGGGCGGAGGTTTTCGTGCACGATCCCGTCGCTCTGGAGAAAGCGCGCCCCCTGCTGCCGGCCAAAGTCCGCTTGAGAAGCAATCTGGAGGAAGTTTTAAAAAATGCGGGAGCGGCGCTGCTTGTCACGGAATGGCCGGAATACGTGAACCTTGAGCCGGATTATTTGCGCTCCGTCATGCGCCGGCCTTTGCTTATTGACGGGCGCAATGCGCTGGGCGAGAGCCGGCGTGCCGGTCTGGAGTATGACGGGATCGGATTGGGCAATCCGAACCGCGATCAGCAAACAGGAAGGAGGAGCCACGTTTCGTGA
- the galU gene encoding UTP--glucose-1-phosphate uridylyltransferase GalU, with product MKQVRKAIIPAAGLGTRFLPATKAMPKEMLPIIDKPTIQYIVEEAVEAGIEDIIIVTGKGKRAIEDHFDHAFELENNLAEKGKLKLLEAVQRSSKVDIHYIRQKEPKGLGHAVWCARRFIGDEPFAVLLGDDIVQAEVPCLKQLIHQYESTGGSIIGVQPVADSETQRYGIIDPIAKEGRLYQVRTFVEKPPAGQAPSNLAIMGRYILNPEIFRFLDLQEEGAGGEIQLTDAIRRLNEIQNVYAYHFQGVRYDVGEKLGFILTTLDFAMQNSELRTQLLEEMEKMVRKQSQAIG from the coding sequence ATGAAACAAGTGCGAAAGGCCATCATCCCCGCCGCAGGGCTCGGGACGAGATTTCTGCCCGCCACCAAGGCGATGCCGAAGGAAATGCTGCCGATCATCGATAAACCGACGATTCAGTACATCGTGGAAGAAGCGGTGGAAGCCGGCATCGAAGACATTATCATCGTGACCGGTAAAGGAAAAAGGGCGATCGAAGATCATTTCGACCACGCATTCGAGCTCGAAAACAACCTGGCGGAGAAAGGCAAGCTGAAGCTGCTTGAAGCCGTACAGCGTTCGTCCAAGGTCGATATCCATTACATACGTCAAAAAGAGCCGAAGGGTCTCGGCCATGCGGTCTGGTGCGCGAGAAGATTTATCGGCGACGAGCCGTTTGCGGTGCTGCTCGGCGACGACATCGTGCAAGCCGAAGTTCCCTGCTTGAAGCAGCTCATCCACCAGTATGAAAGCACCGGCGGGTCGATCATCGGGGTCCAGCCGGTAGCGGATAGCGAAACCCAGCGATACGGCATTATCGATCCGATAGCGAAAGAGGGGAGATTATATCAAGTCCGCACGTTTGTCGAGAAACCGCCGGCCGGGCAGGCTCCTTCGAATTTGGCCATCATGGGGCGTTATATTTTAAATCCGGAAATATTCCGGTTTCTGGACCTTCAAGAGGAGGGTGCCGGCGGCGAGATTCAACTGACCGATGCGATTCGCAGATTAAATGAGATTCAAAACGTATATGCCTATCATTTCCAAGGGGTACGTTATGACGTGGGGGAAAAGCTTGGTTTTATTTTGACGACGCTCGATTTCGCCATGCAAAATTCGGAATTGCGGACGCAGCTGCTGGAGGAAATGGAAAAAATGGTGCGCAAGCAATCCCAGGCCATCGGCTAG
- a CDS encoding DUF3973 domain-containing protein, whose protein sequence is MYWCIRCRAFHHKSKTKSDTIFNTGFIYINNTLYPVGICSTLISKPKNN, encoded by the coding sequence ATGTACTGGTGCATCCGTTGCCGGGCCTTTCATCATAAATCGAAAACAAAAAGCGACACTATTTTCAACACCGGATTTATTTATATTAATAATACGCTGTATCCGGTAGGCATTTGTTCCACTCTAATATCAAAACCGAAAAACAACTGA
- a CDS encoding VanZ family protein, protein MTLIGIKAAAAALWALVLFIFTCAVNLDNAFKGKVLIVWHPYSNYRDFFIFDDMFKTHSHVFIIKAGHFLGFAILDLLIYALIKHRAYSALLTIAFAVVTEILQLHTFRDGRLYDVLVDAAGVMASHYWLMLIQSRVLRRRLAE, encoded by the coding sequence ATGACTTTGATCGGTATAAAGGCGGCAGCAGCGGCGTTATGGGCGCTAGTGCTGTTCATTTTTACGTGTGCCGTTAATTTGGATAATGCCTTTAAGGGCAAGGTCTTAATTGTATGGCATCCTTATTCGAATTACCGCGATTTCTTTATATTTGACGATATGTTCAAGACACACTCTCACGTTTTCATAATCAAAGCAGGACATTTTTTGGGATTCGCAATTCTGGATTTGCTTATCTATGCACTCATAAAACATCGGGCATACTCTGCGCTTCTTACCATTGCATTTGCGGTAGTGACGGAGATTTTACAGCTGCATACGTTTAGAGACGGTAGATTGTACGATGTCCTCGTTGATGCGGCCGGTGTGATGGCATCCCATTATTGGTTGATGTTAATTCAAAGCCGGGTTTTGCGCCGAAGGTTAGCCGAGTAA
- a CDS encoding helix-turn-helix domain-containing protein, with protein sequence MKYGERIALLREKHSMTQEDLSSKLGITRASLSHYENNRREPDYETILKIADLFKVSVDYLVGRVDDPQNELDPDIREFVDSLELSDSKILEKFNFTIDGKKLTLEEAKRFIAFIRAERSMK encoded by the coding sequence GTGAAATACGGTGAACGCATTGCGTTATTAAGAGAGAAGCATTCCATGACCCAGGAGGACCTGTCCAGCAAATTAGGTATAACGCGCGCCTCGCTTTCCCATTACGAAAATAATCGAAGAGAACCTGACTACGAAACCATTCTCAAGATAGCCGATCTTTTTAAAGTATCTGTAGATTATTTGGTCGGACGCGTCGATGACCCCCAAAACGAACTCGATCCGGACATCAGAGAGTTTGTGGATAGCCTGGAGCTTTCGGACAGCAAGATTTTGGAAAAATTCAACTTTACCATTGACGGAAAAAAACTGACGCTCGAAGAAGCAAAACGATTCATCGCTTTTATCCGTGCCGAACGATCGATGAAATAA
- a CDS encoding YveK family protein, translated as MELKEYLQIIKKRLWLIAIVVLVSTITTIFFSYVNNVPIYQASTKLIVNKTVELDQMGKEQMDFGAMAINIRLIDTYKEIINTPAIMDKVVMRYPDLQLTPEQLASIVNVSAFNGTQVMTLSVMDTSYARAVKIVNAVSEVFQTEIPKIMKVDNVTILNPAKLTDAPKPLNSKANQYVIISFAVSLLFGIGIAFLLEYLNDTIKREEDIQKIFGAPMLSTIPIMKKSELKSSGRAVTPRKVGEYAKGSI; from the coding sequence ATGGAACTCAAAGAGTATTTGCAAATCATAAAGAAGCGTCTATGGCTTATAGCTATAGTTGTCCTCGTTTCGACAATAACTACGATCTTTTTCAGCTACGTCAATAATGTCCCGATTTACCAGGCGTCTACGAAGCTAATTGTGAATAAGACGGTCGAATTGGATCAGATGGGCAAGGAGCAGATGGATTTTGGAGCTATGGCCATAAACATCAGACTGATCGACACCTATAAAGAGATCATCAATACTCCCGCGATTATGGATAAAGTCGTTATGAGGTACCCGGATTTGCAGCTTACCCCTGAACAGCTCGCTTCGATCGTTAACGTATCCGCCTTTAACGGTACCCAGGTCATGACGCTCAGCGTAATGGATACCTCCTATGCAAGAGCCGTCAAGATCGTCAACGCCGTTTCCGAAGTGTTCCAAACGGAAATCCCCAAAATCATGAAGGTTGACAATGTTACCATCTTAAACCCGGCCAAGCTGACGGATGCACCCAAACCGCTGAATTCCAAAGCCAATCAATATGTGATCATCAGCTTTGCGGTTTCGCTTTTGTTCGGGATCGGCATCGCCTTTCTGCTTGAGTATTTGAACGATACGATCAAAAGGGAAGAAGATATTCAAAAAATTTTCGGCGCGCCGATGCTCTCAACGATTCCTATTATGAAGAAATCCGAGCTGAAATCGTCGGGCCGCGCCGTCACTCCAAGAAAGGTGGGGGAATATGCCAAAGGCAGCATCTAA
- a CDS encoding helix-turn-helix domain-containing protein, whose protein sequence is MKLGKRISKLREQRHITQGELAQIIGVTRAALSHYENDRRQPDYETLIKIARFFSVSVEYVMEGEHNNHIQG, encoded by the coding sequence ATGAAATTAGGGAAGCGAATTTCTAAGCTGCGTGAGCAAAGGCATATTACGCAAGGAGAATTGGCACAGATTATCGGGGTGACCCGTGCAGCCCTTTCTCATTATGAGAATGACCGCAGACAGCCTGATTATGAAACTTTGATCAAGATCGCAAGGTTTTTTTCCGTTAGCGTCGAGTATGTCATGGAAGGCGAACATAATAACCATATTCAAGGGTAG